Proteins from a single region of Gimesia sp.:
- a CDS encoding sulfatase-like hydrolase/transferase encodes MTTYLRYLLLILCFPLSMLIGPSAVSAAEKASQRPNILFLFSDDQRADALGAYQNPHIQTPNLDQLARAGFSFRNTYCMGSIHGAVCQPSRAMLNSGRSLYHVPMDLRGVMTMPQLLKESGYTTFGTGKWHNHRESFQKSFTLGTAAFMGGMSNHLKVPVVDLKDDKFENKRMGEKFSSELFVDATVDFLKTQPADKPFYAYIAFTAPHDPRMPPASAMDTYKDKQPPLPKNFMPQHPFNNGWMTGRDEALAGWPRQPEVVREQLTEYYAMITHMDSQIGRILKILKAQGLDKNTIVIFSSDHGLAVGSHGLLGKQNLYEHSMKSPLIFKGPGIPQNESSEALVYLYDIFPTVCDLTQTSVPAGVEGLDLAPIWRGNQKGIRDSLFTTYEDLMRAVRDDRWKLIRYPQINKTQLFDLKTDPAELKDLSEHPEQQARIEQMLTTLKEWQQKTDDKQPLTSEHPKSEKIDLTGRKRKPDAHQPDWIVKKYFDSE; translated from the coding sequence ATGACTACCTACCTGAGATACCTGCTGCTTATCCTCTGTTTCCCGCTGAGTATGCTCATCGGTCCGAGTGCCGTCTCCGCAGCAGAGAAAGCATCCCAGCGTCCGAACATTCTGTTCCTGTTCAGCGATGACCAGCGTGCGGACGCCCTCGGCGCCTATCAGAACCCTCACATTCAGACTCCGAATCTGGACCAGCTGGCACGCGCCGGCTTCAGTTTTCGGAATACGTACTGCATGGGGTCGATTCATGGCGCAGTCTGTCAGCCGAGCCGAGCCATGCTCAACAGCGGACGCTCCCTCTACCATGTGCCCATGGATCTTAGAGGGGTGATGACGATGCCCCAGTTACTGAAAGAATCCGGTTACACCACCTTCGGTACCGGAAAGTGGCACAACCACCGCGAATCGTTTCAGAAGAGTTTCACATTGGGAACAGCGGCCTTCATGGGAGGCATGTCGAATCACCTCAAAGTCCCCGTGGTTGATTTGAAGGATGACAAATTTGAGAACAAACGCATGGGGGAGAAATTTTCCAGCGAACTGTTTGTCGATGCGACCGTCGACTTTCTGAAAACGCAGCCCGCGGACAAACCGTTCTACGCGTATATCGCCTTCACTGCACCACACGATCCGCGGATGCCTCCCGCATCCGCGATGGATACATACAAGGACAAACAGCCGCCACTTCCCAAAAACTTCATGCCCCAGCACCCATTCAACAATGGCTGGATGACTGGCCGCGATGAAGCACTGGCAGGCTGGCCGCGTCAACCGGAAGTCGTTCGCGAGCAGTTGACCGAATACTACGCGATGATCACGCACATGGATTCGCAGATCGGTCGCATCCTGAAAATCCTCAAAGCACAGGGGCTCGACAAAAATACGATCGTAATCTTCTCATCAGACCACGGTCTGGCAGTGGGCAGTCATGGGCTTTTGGGAAAACAGAATCTGTATGAACACAGCATGAAGTCTCCCCTGATTTTTAAAGGACCCGGAATTCCGCAGAATGAATCGAGCGAGGCCCTTGTCTATCTGTATGACATCTTCCCCACAGTCTGTGATCTGACGCAGACCAGTGTTCCCGCAGGAGTGGAAGGTTTAGACCTGGCTCCCATCTGGCGAGGCAATCAGAAAGGTATACGTGATTCACTGTTTACGACTTACGAAGATCTGATGCGGGCGGTCCGTGATGACCGCTGGAAGCTGATCCGCTATCCACAGATCAATAAAACACAGCTGTTCGATCTCAAAACCGATCCTGCTGAGTTGAAGGATCTCTCTGAACATCCGGAGCAACAGGCACGCATCGAACAGATGCTGACAACATTGAAAGAGTGGCAGCAGAAAACGGACGACAAGCAGCCCCTCACATCCGAACATCCCAAGTCAGAAAAAATCGATCTGACGGGCCGCAAGCGAAAACCGGACGCACATCAACCTGACTGGATCGTGAAAAAATACTTCGATTCGGAATGA
- a CDS encoding AMP-binding protein yields MNPSDSQPENLNRDALEARQLERLQHLLKEVSASNPFWQQKWNAAGVDVNSIQSLADLQKLPITTKAELVEDHLSNAPYGTNLTYPLETYTRMHQTSGTTGSPMRWLDTKTSWDWFGECWAQIYRMVGLYPEDRLFFPFSFGPFVGFWAAFEGATRRGNFCLAGGGMGSEARLKMILDNKITAVCCTPTYALRLAEVAEAENIDLAGSRVRALVVAGEPGGNIEATKQRIGQGWGARVFDHWGMTEIGALGIEPLENPGGLNILETECIPEIVDPETLQPVERGAQGELLITNLGRVGSPLIRYRTGDLVCEDTTPCPSGRSLLRLKGGILGRADDMVIIRGNNVFPSSLEAILRTFEQVAEYRIEVRTIRAMQHMKIELEPVESLSTTDQQKQIINEVSHAIKDRLNFNAEVTTVAPGALPRFELKGKRFFKID; encoded by the coding sequence ATGAATCCATCTGACAGCCAGCCGGAAAACCTGAATCGAGACGCTTTGGAAGCCCGCCAACTTGAGCGACTGCAACACCTTCTGAAAGAGGTGTCGGCCTCGAATCCGTTCTGGCAGCAGAAGTGGAACGCCGCGGGTGTCGACGTCAACTCGATCCAGAGCCTCGCGGACCTGCAGAAATTGCCGATCACGACCAAAGCCGAGCTGGTTGAAGATCATCTCTCAAACGCCCCGTATGGCACCAACTTGACCTACCCGCTTGAAACTTACACGCGCATGCATCAGACCTCGGGAACAACCGGTTCCCCCATGCGCTGGCTGGACACCAAAACCAGCTGGGACTGGTTTGGGGAATGCTGGGCACAGATTTATCGCATGGTGGGTCTCTATCCGGAAGACCGCCTGTTCTTCCCCTTCTCATTCGGACCGTTCGTCGGATTCTGGGCAGCCTTCGAGGGGGCCACCCGTCGCGGCAACTTCTGTCTGGCCGGTGGTGGCATGGGCAGCGAAGCTCGTCTGAAAATGATCCTCGACAACAAAATTACTGCCGTCTGCTGTACCCCGACGTACGCCCTGCGACTGGCCGAAGTCGCGGAGGCAGAAAACATCGACCTGGCAGGCAGCCGCGTGCGGGCACTCGTGGTTGCCGGAGAACCAGGGGGCAACATCGAAGCGACCAAACAGCGGATCGGCCAGGGCTGGGGCGCCCGCGTATTCGATCACTGGGGCATGACCGAAATCGGCGCCCTTGGAATTGAGCCCCTCGAAAACCCAGGCGGTCTCAACATTCTCGAAACCGAATGTATTCCCGAAATCGTTGATCCGGAAACACTGCAACCAGTCGAACGCGGAGCCCAGGGCGAGCTGTTGATTACCAACCTGGGCCGCGTCGGATCTCCACTGATTCGCTATCGTACCGGTGACCTGGTCTGCGAAGACACAACCCCCTGCCCCTCGGGTCGCAGCCTGCTGCGTCTGAAAGGGGGCATCCTGGGTCGAGCCGACGACATGGTGATCATTCGCGGTAATAACGTCTTCCCCTCAAGCCTGGAAGCGATCCTGCGTACGTTCGAGCAGGTAGCCGAATACCGGATCGAGGTCCGCACCATTCGCGCCATGCAACACATGAAAATCGAACTGGAACCGGTGGAGTCCCTCTCGACCACGGACCAGCAGAAACAGATTATCAATGAAGTCAGCCATGCGATCAAAGATCGGTTGAACTTCAACGCCGAGGTCACCACGGTTGCCCCTGGTGCCCTGCCCCGCTTTGAACTGAAAGGAAAGCGGTTCTTCAAAATCGACTGA